One window from the genome of Alnus glutinosa chromosome 13, dhAlnGlut1.1, whole genome shotgun sequence encodes:
- the LOC133854977 gene encoding serine/arginine-rich splicing factor SR30-like isoform X3 encodes MPGIVDYAHCDDMKYAVFSCLALHIKKLDDTEFWSTFSWAYILVSEYDSRWSYSTSRSRDSRRSYSRSPVRSPYLSRSPSHSHSYSGRSRSISPKRKYSFRSPSVSHSRSQSRSRSPVTSGSLLSTTFLNTTL; translated from the exons ATGCCAGGAATTGTGGATTATGCACACTGTGATGACATGAAGTATGCT GTCTTTTCTTGTCTTGCCCTGCATATCAAAAAACTTGATGACACTGAATTTTGGAGTACTTTTTCGTGGGCTTACATACTG GTGAGCGAGTATGATTCGAGATGGAGCTACTCTACAAGTCGCAGCCGTGATTCAAGACGGAGCTATTCAAGAAGCCCTGTTCGTAGTCCTTATTTGTCAAGAAGCCCAAGTCACAGCCATAGCTATAGTGGCAGGAGCAGGAG CATATCTCCAAAGAGAAAATATTCATTTCGATCTCCCTCAGTATCTCATTCaag ATCTCAATCCAGATCCAGATCTCCAGTTACTTCA GGATCGCTATTGAGCACAACTTTTTTGAATACTACTTTGTAA
- the LOC133854977 gene encoding serine/arginine-rich splicing factor SR30-like isoform X1: MPGIVDYAHCDDMKYAVFSCLALHIKKLDDTEFWSTFSWAYILVSEYDSRWSYSTSRSRDSRRSYSRSPVRSPYLSRSPSHSHSYSGRSRSISPKRKYSFRSPSVSHSRLFVDFLQISIQIQISSYFRIAIEHNFFEYYFVRCSWWTPNYILLRSMAMYTFLIWIFVERSCSDLSGLNK, translated from the exons ATGCCAGGAATTGTGGATTATGCACACTGTGATGACATGAAGTATGCT GTCTTTTCTTGTCTTGCCCTGCATATCAAAAAACTTGATGACACTGAATTTTGGAGTACTTTTTCGTGGGCTTACATACTG GTGAGCGAGTATGATTCGAGATGGAGCTACTCTACAAGTCGCAGCCGTGATTCAAGACGGAGCTATTCAAGAAGCCCTGTTCGTAGTCCTTATTTGTCAAGAAGCCCAAGTCACAGCCATAGCTATAGTGGCAGGAGCAGGAG CATATCTCCAAAGAGAAAATATTCATTTCGATCTCCCTCAGTATCTCATTCaag GTTGTTTGTGGACTTCTTGCAGATCTCAATCCAGATCCAGATCTCCAGTTACTTCA GGATCGCTATTGAGCACAACTTTTTTGAATACTACTTTGTAAGATGTTCTTGGTGGACACCTAACTATATTTTACTTAGGAGTATGGCTATGTATACATTCTTGATTTGGATATTTGTTGAACGGTCTTGTAGTGATCTCTCTGGACTAAATAAGTAA
- the LOC133854977 gene encoding serine/arginine-rich splicing factor SR30-like isoform X2, with the protein MPGIVDYAHCDDMKYAVSEYDSRWSYSTSRSRDSRRSYSRSPVRSPYLSRSPSHSHSYSGRSRSISPKRKYSFRSPSVSHSRLFVDFLQISIQIQISSYFRIAIEHNFFEYYFVRCSWWTPNYILLRSMAMYTFLIWIFVERSCSDLSGLNK; encoded by the exons ATGCCAGGAATTGTGGATTATGCACACTGTGATGACATGAAGTATGCT GTGAGCGAGTATGATTCGAGATGGAGCTACTCTACAAGTCGCAGCCGTGATTCAAGACGGAGCTATTCAAGAAGCCCTGTTCGTAGTCCTTATTTGTCAAGAAGCCCAAGTCACAGCCATAGCTATAGTGGCAGGAGCAGGAG CATATCTCCAAAGAGAAAATATTCATTTCGATCTCCCTCAGTATCTCATTCaag GTTGTTTGTGGACTTCTTGCAGATCTCAATCCAGATCCAGATCTCCAGTTACTTCA GGATCGCTATTGAGCACAACTTTTTTGAATACTACTTTGTAAGATGTTCTTGGTGGACACCTAACTATATTTTACTTAGGAGTATGGCTATGTATACATTCTTGATTTGGATATTTGTTGAACGGTCTTGTAGTGATCTCTCTGGACTAAATAAGTAA